The proteins below are encoded in one region of Zerene cesonia ecotype Mississippi chromosome 10, Zerene_cesonia_1.1, whole genome shotgun sequence:
- the LOC119829309 gene encoding serrate RNA effector molecule homolog isoform X2: MADSDDEYDRKRRDKFRGERGAAEGSSYRSSDRREERSRGREEWSERSRGGRSGPDYRDYRGGGSASRSYSPIRGEGPPSKRIRPDWPIDDRRYGAMPHDSYGSYGWAHDHFGPHPAHQGYGQPMPPVPASNYDARDAVLPMGPSDGPPTMMSFKAFLAAQDDSITVDDAIQKYNEYKLEFRRQQLNEFFVAHKDEEWFKIKYHPEESVKRKEEQLGALKNRLNVFLELLEQGDLDKVTVDVDKSDKLIRLLDTVVIKLEGGTEEDLKILDEPPPVEITNNDKQEKAEPEKPIVIDVDAVKVKDEKEETEKNEKQDKVAADSPKPGAPLTMEIDPHLKQLQEQAKLFSRFNSAPGTEPDQEVPEKEPPPPGSSSSSSSSSSSSSSSEDEGESSTRRKSKSKSKSKSKSPVKSPKPKSRSVSPSVEKSGETGEVHKDKNGDEKSDNANDAATEKKETRALHKTTSIFLRNLAPTITKAEVEAMCKRYGGFLRVALADPLPERRWFRRGWVTFRREVNIKDICWNLNNIRLRECELGAIVNRDLQRRIRPVTGVTLERAVMRADARLAARLAHLLDSRTNLWDSANEAAVESHMDSNDNISFNSKNPVLHKITEHLIEEASTEEEELLGLEASTEQNNQDQPDPELMRVLDRLVLYLRIVHSVDYYNHCEYPYEDEMPNRCGIMHARSGPPTNKPTQQEVQDYIKTFEGKMSAFLQDVKPLSDEELQKLGIKDPEAEVEKFIQANTQELSKDKWLCPLSGKKFKGPDFIRKHIFNKHAEKVDEVRREVSYFNAYVRDVRRPQQPEPAARPAHHAHAAHPAHHAPPPAPYGGGGGGGGSRGWGWGGWAPPAPYAPRHPRFSRPRENVDRSRPIIAYNDLDFPDSGDIF; this comes from the exons atggcGGATAGTGATGATGAGTATGATCGTAAAAGGCGCGACAAATTTCGCGGTGAAAGAGGCGCTGCTGAGGGAAGCAGCTATCGAAGCAGTGATAGACGAGAAGAACGAAGTAGAGGTCGAGAAGAGTGGTCTGAAAG GTCTCGAGGAGGCCGTTCTGGTCCTGACTATAGAGACTATCGAGGTGGGGGGAGTGCAAGCAGGAGTTACTCACCCATCAGAGGTGAAGGGCCGCCAAGCAAGAGAATAAGGCCAGACTGGCCAATTGACGACAGAAGATATGGAGCAATGCCACATGACTCCTATGGCTCATATGGATGGGCACATGATCATTTTGGACCCCATCCTGCCCATCAAGGTTATGGGCAACCTATGCCGCCTGTACCAGCTAG CAATTATGATGCTAGGGATGCTGTACTGCCAATGGGCCCTTCTGATGGCCCACCCACCATGATGTCTTTCAAGGCATTCCTAGCTGCACAGGATGACTCGATTACCGTTGATGACGCTATTCAGAAGTATAATGAATACAAGCTTGAATTTAGAAGACAGCAATTGAATGAATTCTTTGTAGCACATAAAGATGAAGAATG GTTCAAGATTAAATACCATCCTGAGGAATCCGTGAAACGAAAAGAAGAGCAATTAGGCGCGCTGAag aatcgACTTAATGTTTTCTTGGAACTCTTGGAACAAGGAGATCTTGATAAAGTAACGGTGGACGTGGACAAGTCGGATAAACTTATAAGATTGTTAGATACAGTAGTGATTAAACTGGAAGGCGGAACAGAAGAGGACTTGAAAATTTTAGATGAGCCACCTCCAGtggaaataacaaataatgataaacaaG AGAAAGCTGAACCAGAAAAACCTATTGTTATTGATGTTGATGCAGTGAAAGTAAAAGATGAGAAAGAAGAGACAGAGAAGAACGaaaaa CAGGACAAGGTGGCCGCAGATTCTCCGAAACCAGGAGCTCCTCTAACGATGGAGATCGATCCACATTTGAAACAGCTTCAAGAACAAGCCAAGTTGTTCTCGCGCTTCAACAGCGCACCGGGCACTGAGCCCGATCAGGAAGTGCCAGAAAAGGAACCCC CACCTCCGGGCTCGTCCTCTAGTTCATCATCTTCAAGCTCATCATCTTCTAGTTCGGAGGATGAAGGTGAAAGTTCGACTCGACGCAAATCTAAATCGAAGTCCAAATCCAAATCAAAGAGTCCTGTGAAATCGCCAAAGCCTAAAAGTCGCTCTGTTTCACCAAGTGTTGAAAAGTCTGGCGAAACTGGCGAAGTCCATAAAGACAAAAACGGCGATGAGAAGTCTGATAATGCCAATGACGCTGCTACAGAAAAGAAGGAAACTAGAGCACTTCATAAGACTACTTCTATTTTCTTAAGGAATCTAGCTCCAACAATAACAAAAGCTGAAGTTGAAGct ATGTGTAAACGCTATGGAGGATTTTTACGTGTAGCATTAGCCGATCCTTTGCCTGAACGTCGATGGTTCCGACGTGGATGGGTAACGTTCCGACGTGAAGTTAATATAAAGGATATTTGCTGGAATCTGAATAACATACGg CTACGTGAATGCGAGCTCGGCGCGATAGTGAACCGCGACCTGCAGCGGCGCATACGTCCCGTGACGGGCGTCACGCTGGAGCGCGCGGTGATGCGCGCGGACGCCCGCCTCGCCGCGCGCCTCGCGCACCTGCTCGACTCGCGCACCAACCTCTGGGACTCCGCCAATGAAGCCGCCGTCGAGAGCCACATGGATTCTAATGAT AACATTAGTTTCAACTCCAAGAATCCTGTTTTGCACAAAATAACTGAACACTTGATTGAAGAGGCATCTACAGAAGAGGAGGAGTTATTGGGCCTAGAAGCTTCTACAGAGCAGAATAACCAAGACCAGCCGGACCCTGAGTTGATGCGTGTTCTTGACCGTCTGGTGTTGTATTTGCGTATCGTCCACTCAGTGGACTACTACAACCACTGCGAATATCCTTATGAGGATGAGATGCCCAATCGCTGTGGAATTATGCATGCTCGTTCGGGCCCGCCAACTAAcaag CCTACACAACAAGAGGTTCAAGATTACATCAAAACATTTGAGGGTAAGATGTCTGCATTCCTGCAAGATGTAAAGCCACTATCTGACGAAGAGTTACAGAAACTTGGAATAAAG GACCCTGAAGCCGAGGTGGAAAAATTCATCCAAGCTAATACCCAAGAACTATCGAAAGACAAATGGTTGTGTCCTCTCAGTGGGAAGAAATTCAAGGGACcagattttataagaaaacatatatttaacaaacatgCTGAAAAG GTGGACGAGGTGCGGCGCGAGGTGTCGTACTTCAACGCGTACGTGCGCGACGTGCGGCGGCCGCAGCAGCCCGAGCCGGCGGCGCGGCCGGCGCACCACGCGCACGCCGCGCACCCCGCGCACcacgcgccgccgcccgcgcc atatggTGGGGGTGGTGGTGGTGGGGGCAGTCGCGGCTGGGGCTGGGGCGGCTGGGCCCCACCCGCGCCCTACGCGCCCAGGCACCCGCGCTTCTCAAGACCTAG ggAAAATGTGGATCGCTCCCGGCCTATTATAGCTTACAACGATCTTGACTTCCCGGACAGTGGCGacatattttga